One segment of Panicum virgatum strain AP13 chromosome 1K, P.virgatum_v5, whole genome shotgun sequence DNA contains the following:
- the LOC120694657 gene encoding thiamine phosphate phosphatase-like protein codes for MAAATNGGAPLVVFDFDKTIVDCDSDNWVVDALGATERFDELLRHLPWNHAIDAMMGELHAAGRTAEDVRACLRAAPLSPHAAAAIRAAHARGCELRVLSDANAFFIDAVLAHHGLAGYFSGTDTNPASVDAAGRLRIRPYHEFAAPAAGHGCALPSCPPNMCKGKVMERILQEEEETAAAARRPRRAVVYLGDGRGDYCPSLKLREGDYVMPRAGYPVCDLIAASPPAAAVRGWDGFEDLARVLLGIVDAEIARGAAEQGEAPAATSNVVVGAVVPDCRTLPLPARQEAALLPQAVRVPN; via the exons atggcggcggcgaccaaCGGCGGGGCGCCCCTGGTGGTGTTCGACTTCGACAAGACCATCGTCGACTGCGACAGCGACAACTGGGTCGTCGACGCGCTCGGCGCCACCGAACGCTTCGACGAACTCCTCCGCCACCTCCCCTGGAACCACGCCATC GACGCGATGATGGGGGAGCTGCACGCGGCGGGCAGGACGGCGGAGGACGTGCGGGCCTGCCTCCGGGCGGCGCCGCTgtccccgcacgccgccgcggccatcagggccgcgcacgcgcgcgggtGCGAGCTCCGGGTCCTCAGCGACGCCAACGCCTTCTTCATCGACGCCGTCCTCGCGCACCACGGCCTCGCCGGCTACTTCTCCGGCACCGACACCAACCCGGCCAgcgtcgacgccgccggccgcctcagGATCCGCCCCTACCACGAgttcgccgcccccgccgccggccacgggtGCGCGCTCCCATCCTGCCCGCCCAACATGTGCAAG GGCAAGGTGATGGAGAGGATACtccaagaggaagaggaaacggccgccgcggcgaggcggccgaGGAGGGCCGTGGTGTACCTCGGCGACGGCCGGGGCGACTACTGCCCGTCGCTGAAGCTGCGCGAGGGCGACTACGTGATGCCGCGGGCAGGGTACCCCGTGTGCGACCTCatcgcggcctcgccgccggccgccgccgtgcgcgggtGGGACGGATTCGAGGACCTCGCCAGGGTGCTGCTCGGCATCGTCGACGCCGAGATcgcccgcggcgcggcggagcagggcgaggCCCCCGCCGCCACGTCGaacgtcgtcgtcggcgccgtcgTGCCGGACTGCCGcacgctgccgctgccggcgcgTCAGGAGGCGGCGCTCCTCCCGCAGGCGGTCCGCGTGCCCAACTGA
- the LOC120652587 gene encoding uncharacterized PE-PGRS family protein PE_PGRS54-like produces MAATKAATARLAPWSGGGAWNRGAAADRAGQDHTPAAVADGATGAAGEGGPRAQRARRSSGEGRTRGAHGSRGARGCRGSGRRALLLEVGAAGARRGVEGGSAQDGHGGEGRQQRHGKQRSR; encoded by the coding sequence atgGCGGCCAcaaaggcggcgacggcgcggctcgCGCCCTGGAGCGGAGGAGGTGCCTGGAACAGAGGAGCAGCGGCCGATCGGGCCGGGCAAGACCACACGCCCGCGGCCGTAGCAGACGGGGCCACGGGggcggccggggaggggggGCCACGCGCCCAGCGCGCCCGCAGGAGCAGCGGCGAGGGAAGGACCCGCGGCGCGCACGGCTCGCGCGGCGCCCGCGGCTGCAGGGGCTCCGGGCGGCGCGCCCTGCTGCTGGAGGTCGGTGCAGCAGGGGCACGCCGCGGTGTCGAGGGTGGGTCCGCCCAGGACGGCCATGGAGGAGAGGGAAGACAACAGAGGCATGGGAAGCAGAGGAGTCGCTAA
- the LOC120694666 gene encoding mitochondrial carrier protein CoAc2, protein MDARAGEAAETSGRGVGGAVLPLAVRELLAGGVAGGVAKTAVAPLERVKILFQTGRAEFHGSGLIGSFRTIYRTEGLLGFYRGNGASVARIVPYAALHYMAYEEYRRWIILGFPNVEQGPVLDLVAGSIAGGTAVICTYPLDLVRTKLAYQVKGAVNVGFRECKPSEQVYKGIMDCVKTIYRQNGLKGIYRGMAPSLYGIFPYSGLKFYFYEKMKSHVPEEHRKDIIAKLGCGSVAGLVGQTITYPLDVVRRQMQVQALSSSSLVGRGTFESLVLIAKQQGWRQLFSGLSINYLKVVPSVAIGFTVYDSMKVWLKVPSREETAVSVLTEERSDAAPIPSS, encoded by the exons atGGACGCGcgggcaggggaggcggcggagaccAGCGGCCGCGGTGTCGGCGGCGCCGTGCTGCCGCTCGCCGTGCGGGAGCTCCTCGCCGGAGGGGTCGCGGGCGGCGTCGCCAAgaccgccgtggcgccgctgGAGCGCGTCAAGATCCTCTTCCAG ACAGGAAGAGCTGAGTTTCATGGTTCTGGACTGATCGGATCCTTCCGAACAATCTACCGAACAGAAGGTCTTTTAGGGTTTTACAG GGGTAATGGAGCTAGTGTTGCTCGAATTGTTCCTTATGCAGCTCTGCATTATATGGCCTATGAAGAATACCGGCGGTGGATCATTCTTGGTTTTCCTAATGTTGAGCAAGGGCCTGTTCTTGATCTCGTGGCCGGATCGATAGCTGGAGGAACAGCTGTCATATGCACATACCCTCTTGATCTAGTTCGCACAAAGTTGGCTTATCAG GTAAAAGGTGCAGTGAATGTCGGTTTCAGAGAATGTAAGCCCTCTGAACAGGTTTACAAAGGGATTATGGATTGTGTCAAAACAATATACAGACAAAATGGATTGAAAGGCATATACCGTGGCATGG CTCCATCATTATATGGAATATTCCCTTACTCTGGTCTTAAATTCTACTTTTATGAGAAGATGAAAAGTCATGTTCCTGAAGAGCACAGGAAAGATATCATAGCAAAACTTGGTTGTGGATCAGTTGCCGGTTTGGTAGGACAGACAATAACATACCCCCTTGATGTTGTTAGGCGGCAAATGCAG GTTCAGGCCCTTTCATCATCCAGCCTTGTGGGGAGAGGAACATTTGAAAGCCTGGTTTTGATAGCAAAGCAGCAAGGTTGGCGACAACTATTCTCCGGATTATCTATCAACTATTTGAAG GTGGTGCCATCAGTAGCCATAGGATTTACTGTTTATGACTCGATGAAAGTTTGGCTTAAAGTTCCATCAAGGGAGGAAACTGCTGTTTCAGTCTTGACAGAAGAACGAAGTGATGCAGCTCCTATCCCCTCTAGTTAG
- the LOC120652578 gene encoding transcription initiation factor TFIID subunit 11-like, with protein sequence MKDPFEAAVEEQDSPPESPAPPEEAGAAGPADDPDDYDGGGPRPRALAAAAAKAKGRVQREQQEDEDDEEDQMEVDLEKLPSSTGDPDSPR encoded by the coding sequence ATGAAGGACCCCTTCGAGGCGGCCGTCGAGGAGCAGGACTCGCCGCCggagtcgccggcgccgccggaggaggccggcgcggcgggcccCGCGGACGACCCCGACGACTACgatggcggcggcccgcggccccgggcgctcgccgcggccgcggccaagGCCAAGGGCCGGGTCCAgagggagcagcaggaggacgaggacgatgAGGAGGACCAGATGGAGGTCGACCTCGAGAAGCTCCCCTCCAGCACCGGCGACCCCGACTCGCCAAGATGA
- the LOC120694651 gene encoding UDP-glycosyltransferase 73C4-like: MLYTPAAPASQPPAEDCKETMAASPPPPSKKLRVLLIPFFTTSHIGPFADLAFHLAAARPGAVEATVAVTPANVPVLRSALARRGPGPDGAAPVQIATYAFPPVDGLPPEVENHSAASAADAQRIDDAAGDEQLMRPRHEGLIRGHSPDAVVSDLHFYWNADIAAATGVPCVTFHVIGVFPMLAQFCLTGAEAAGGAVTLPEFLAGPDTRIPVTELPEVVRNQRPEDSARGARASSAHNGGFGLVVNSFFDLENKYCDMYASHMKRAYFVGPLSLPPPPSPPAAGDGDDGSGCIDWLDRKPAGSVVYLCFGSLTHMSEAQLRELALGLEASGKPFLWVVRSAAAASALPEGWKERVGDRGMAVTGWAPQTAILAHPAVGAFVTHCGWNSVLETAAAGVPVLTWPMVFEQFLTERFVTRVLGIGERLWPEGAGVRSTRYEEHELVPSEAVARAVAGFMEPGGAGEAARSRVKELAAKAHAAMAEGGSSHGDLRRLIDDLIQERTAGAGTTP, translated from the coding sequence ATGCTCTACActccagctgccccagccagccagccaccgGCGGAAGATTGCAAGGAAACCATGGCagcctcccctccgccgccgagcaAGAAGCTGCGCGTCCTTCTCATCCCCTTCTTCACCACCAGCCACATCGGCCCCTTCGCGGACCTCGCCTTCCACCTCGCCGCGGCCCGGCCGGGCGCCGTCGAGGCCACCGTCGCCGTCACCCCGGCGAACGTCCCTGTCCTCCGGTCGGCGCTCGCCCGGCGCGGCCCCGGCCCCGACGGCGCCGCCCCGGTCCAGATCGCGACGTACGCGTTCCCGCCCGTGGACGGCCTCCCGCCGGAGGTGGAGAACCactccgccgccagcgccgcggaCGCGCAGCGCAtcgacgacgccgccggcgacgagcagctGATGCGGCCGCGGCACGAGGGCCTCATCAGGGGCCACTCGCCCGACGCCGTCGTCTCCGACCTGCACTTCTACTGGAACGccgacatcgccgccgccaccggcgtgcCGTGCGTCACGTTCCACGTCATAGGGGTGTTCCCGATGCTGGCCCAGTTCTGCTTGACGGGtgcggaggccgccggcggggcggtGACTCTTCCCGAGTTTCTGGCCGGACCGGACACACGGATCCCGGTCACCGAGCTGCCGGAGGTGGTGAGGAACCAGCGGCCGGAGGACAGCGCCAGGGGAGCCCGAGCAAGCTCAGCGCACAACGGGGGCTTCGGGCTCGTCGTCAACTCTTTCTTCGATTTGGAGAACAAGTATTGCGACATGTACGCGAGCCACATGAAACGCGCCTACTTCGTCGGGCCCttgtcgctgccgccgccaccgtcgccgccggccgccggcgacggcgacgacggctcCGGCTGCATCGACTGGTTGGATAGGAAGCCGGCCGGGTCGGTCGTGTACCTGTGCTTCGGCAGCTTGACACACATGTCCGAGGCTCAGCTCCGCGAGCTCGCCCTCGGGTTGGAAGCCTCCGGGAAGCCGTTCCTGTGGGTGGtcaggtcggcggcggcggcgtcggcgctgcCGGAGGGGTGGAAGGAGCGTGTCGGGGACAGAGGGATGGCCGTCACGGGGTGGGCCCCGCAGACGGCGATCCTCGCGCACCCGGCGGTGGGGGCGTTCGTGAcgcactgcgggtggaactcggTGCTGGagaccgccgcggccggcgtgcCGGTGCTGACGTGGCCGATGGTGTTCGAGCAGTTCCTCACCGAGAGGTTCGTGACGCGGGTGCTGGGGATCGGCGAGCGCCTGTGGCCGGAGGGCGCCGGGGTGAGGAGCACGAGGTACGAAGAGCACGAGCTGGTCCCGAGCGAGGCGGTGGCGCGAGCGGTGGCCGGGTTCATGGAGCCCGGAGGGGCGGGGGAGGCCGCGAGGAGCAGGGTCAAGGAGCTCGCCGCCAAGGCTcacgcggccatggcggaagGTGGGTCCTCGCACGGCGACCTGCGCCGCCTGATTGATGATCTCATCCAAGAAAGAACGGCTGGCGCAGGGACGACGCCATAG